The genomic segment CCTCCGATTCGCTGGCGATCGCCGATCTCGGAGTCGACAACACCGTCGTGCGCGCGCCGTTCGCCGGCGTGGTCACCGCCAAGGCTGCGCAGCCGGGCGAGATCGTCTCGCCGCTGTCGGCCGGCGGTGGCTTCACCCGCACGGGTATCGGCACGATCGTCGACATGGATTCGCTGGAAGTCGAAGTCGACGTCGGCGAGGCCTTCATCGGTCGCGTGCAGCCGAAGATGCCGGTCGAGGCGACGCTCAATGCGTATCCGGACTGGAGGATTCCCGCCGAGGTCATCGCGATCATTCCGGCCGCCGACCGCGGCAAGGCGACGGTCAAGGTGCGCATCGCGATCAAGCAGAAGGACGCGCGCATCGTGCCGGACATGGGCGTGCGCGTGAGCTTCCTCGAAGCGCCGAAGGCCGCCGATGCGCAGCAGCCCAGCGGCGTGCGCGTGCCCGGCTCAGCGATCGTGCAGCGCGACGGCGCCGATGTCGCCTTCGTGCTCGGCGAGGACAACACGGTGACGCAGCAGGCGCTGAAGACCGGCGTCGCACTCGGCGACGACCGCCAGGTGCTGTCGGGCGTCAACGCCGGCGACACCGTCGTGCTCGATCCGCCCGAGACGCTGGCCGACGGCGCGAAGGTGCGCATGGCCGCCAGCGACGCCGACACGCGCTGATCGCACCCCACATCCACCGAGCAGCATCCAACCCGGAGTGCGCCATGTCGTCCCTCGTCAGCATCCGCAACCTGCACAAGACCTACCAGCGCGGCCCGGAAAAGGTCGACGTGCTGCACGGCATCGATCTCGATATTCCGCAGGGCGATTTCGTCGCGCTGATGGGCCCGTCGGGTTCGGGCAAGACCACGCTGCTGAACCTGATCGGCGGGCTGGACACGCCGACCTCGGGCGAGATCGAGATCGAAGGCGAGCGCATCGACCGCATGAGCGCCGGCCAGCTGTCGAACTGGCGCAGTCGCCACGTCGGCTTCGTGTTCCAGTTCTACAACCTGATGCCGATGCTCAACGCGCAGAAGAACGTCGAACTGCCGTTGCTGCTGACCACGCTTAGCGGCGCGCAGCGCAAGCGCAATGCGGAAATCGCGCTGACCCTCGTCGGCCTCGCCGACCGTCGCACGCACAAGCCCAACGAACTGTCAGGCGGCCAGCAGCAGCGCGTGGCGATCGCCCGCGCGATCGTGTCTGACCCGACCTTCCTGATCTGCGACGAACCCACCGGCGATCTCGACCGCCAGAGCGCGGAGGAGATCCTCGGCCTGCTGCAGGAACTCAACCGCGAGCACGGCAAGACAATCGTCATGGTGACCCACGATCCGAAGGCTGCCGAGTACGCGACCCACACGATCCACCTCGACAAGGGCGAGCTGGTCGACACGCCCATCGGCGCGCACTGACTCACGCTTCTTCGGAGACCACACGATGAAATACCTGTCGCTGGTGTGGGCCCAGCTGTTCCGTAGCAAGACGCGGACACTGCTGACGCTGCTGTCGGTGGTCGCAGCGTTCCTGCTGTTCGGCATGCTCGATTCGGTACGCGTGGCCTTCAATGCCGGCGGCAGCGTCGACGGCGCGAACCGGCTGATCGTCGCCTCGCGCCTGTCGATCACGCAGTCGCTGCCGGTGCGTCTGCAGGCGCAGATCGAGTCGATTCCCGGCGTGCGCAAGGTGACGTACGCCATGTGGTTCGGCGGCATCTACCAGGACCAGCGCAACTTCTTCCCGAACTTCTCCGTCGCGCCGAACTTCTTCGACGTCTACGGCGAGTACGACGTGCCGCCCGACCAGCTGCAGGCCTTCCGCGACACACGTACCGGCGCGGCCGTGGGCGAAGCGCTGGCCAACAAGTTCGGCTGGAAGATCGGCGACACGATTCCGATGCAGGCGACGATCTTTCCGCGCGGCGGCAGCAACGACTGGCCGCTGGAGCTCAAGGCGATCTTCCGCGCCAAGGACCGCAGCAACGTCGGCGCCGAGAACCAGCTGATGATGAACTGGAAATACTTCGACGAATCCAACGACTACATCAAGAACCAGGTCAGCTGGTTCACCGTGCAGCTGTCGAACGCCGACCAGGCCTCGCGCGTGGCGCAGGCGATCGATGCGATCTCGGCGAACTCCGATCACGAGACCAAATCGCAGACCGAGTCGGCCTTCCAGCAGGCGTTCGCCAAGCAGTTTGCCGACATCGGCCTGATCGTCACCGCGATCATGGGCGCAGTGTTTTTCACCCTGCTGCTGCTGACCGGCAACACGATGGCGCAGGCCGTGCGTGAGCGCATTCCGGAACTCGCGACACTGAAGACGCTCGGCTTCACCGACGGCACCGTCCTGGTGCTGGTGATGGTGGAATCGGTGCTACTGGTGGTGATCGGCGGGCTGGTCGGCCTCGGTCTCGCGTCGGCGATCATGCCCGGGGTGAGCGCAGCCAGCGGCGGCGTGATCGCGCTGCCCACGGTGCCGGCGCAGACCTGGCTGATCGGGCTCGGCCTGATGATCGGCATCGGCATCATCGTCGGCGTGTTGCCGGCGCTGCGTGCGCAGCGGCTGAAGATCGTCGATGCGCTCGCGGGGCGCTGACGTCATGGCCCATCGCACTTCTTTCCGCTGCACGACGAACCGGATCGGACCGACATGAAAAGCCCACGGCTCTGGAACCTGCTGTCGATCGTCGCGCTCGTCGTCGGCCTCGCGGTGTGGGTGCTGCTGCCCTGGTACGGCGTGCTGGCAATCGCGGTCGCCATCGCGCTGTGGCTGGTGCTCACGCGCGGCGGCCGGCTGGCGCTGGCAGCGGCGCGCATCGGCATCAGCAGCCTGCCGCAGCGCTGGGGCGCGTCGTCGGTGATCGTGGTCGGCATCGCCGGCGTGGTCGGCGTGCTGGTGGCGATGCTGGCGATGGGCGAAGGCTTCAAGGCCACGCTCAACAGCACCGGTGACGAAACCTCGGCGATCGTGCTGCGCGGCGGCTCGCAGGCCGAAACCAATTCGGTGATCACCCGCGACCAGGTGCCGCTGATCGGAACGCTGGCTGGCATCGCGCGCGATGCGCAGGGCCGCCCGCTGCTGTCGCCGGAGCTGTCTCAGGTGGTCAACCTACCGTCGAAGGCCGACGGCACCGACGTCAATGCGCAGTTCCGCGGCGTCGGCGAACTCGCCTGGGCCGTGCACGACAAGGTGCAGGTGATCGAAGGCCGCAAGTTCGCGCCGGGCCTGCGCGAGATCGTCGTCGGCCAGGGCGCGCGCAGCCAGTTCCGCGGACTCGAGGTCGGCAAGACGCTCAACCTCGGCAACCAGCAGTGGACCGTGGTCGGTGTGTTCGCATCCGGTGATGCTCACGATTCGGAACTGTGGACCGACGGCGAAACGCTGGCGTCCACCTACAACCGTGGCGCTTACCAGTCGATCACCGTGCGCACCGACGGCACCGCCGGCTTCACCGCGTTCAAGACCGCGATGGATGCCGACCAGCGCCTGAAACTCGATGTCTCGACGACGCGTGCCTACTACGGCAAGCAGTCCGGTCAGCTGGCGACGCTGATCAATGTGCTGGGCACGGTGATCGGCGCGATCATGGCGGTCGGCGCGGTATTCGGCGCGCTCAATACGATGTACGCCGCGGTCGCGGGCCGCGCACGCGAGATCGCAACGATGCGCGCGATCGGCTTCCGTGGCCTGCCGGTGGTCGTCGCGGTGATGCTGGAGACGATGTTGCTCGCGCTGCTCGGCGGCCTGCTCGGCGGCCTGCTCGCGTGGAGCATCTTCAACGGCTACAGCGTCAGCACGCTGGGCAGCAACTTCAGCCAGGTGGTGTTCCAGTTCAAGGTCTCGCCGGAACTGCTGTGGAACGGCCTGAAGTGGGCGCTGGGGATCGGTCTCGTCGGCGGCCTGTTCCCGGCCCTGCGCGCCGCGCGTTTGCCCGTCACCGCGGCGCTGCGCGCGACATGAGTGCCGCATCGCCCGAAACCTTGTCGAACGCCGACATCGCACGCGAAATCCAGTCACTACAGAAGCGCGCGTTCGAACGCTACGAAGATGCCGCGCTGCGCGCTGAAGCCGATCCCGCGCGCGCCGAAGTCATCTACGCCCAGGCCGAACGCGACACCGCGCCGTGGATCGCGCGCGCCACCGCACTCAACGACGAACGCGTCGCGCGCTATCAGCGCCGCGCGAAACGCTGGCGCAATGCGGCGATGGTGATGGGCGTGGTGGGCGCGGTGTTCGTAATGTGGATGATGTCGCGCGCGGGTTGATTGGCGAAGACGTTTTCACTCAGAGCATTCCCAGCACGACCCCGAAGAAACGGATGGCGCTAGCAGCGACGCTTAGAGCCCCTCTCCCCACGGGAGAGGGGTTGGGGTGAGGGACCGACGCTCGCGGCAGAGTGATCTCGATCAATCAAACGGATGGGTTTCGCTGCGCTCTACCCATCCCACGTCTCTTCTCGCTTAAACCCCGCGATCCAGCAACCCGTCCGCCAGCGCCTGCGCCACGTCATCCGACGTGTCGATGTCCTGCGCCAACGAAGGCGCCTGCAACTGGAACAGATCCTCTTCCGGCAACGCCGCCAGCAACGATCCGAATCCACGATCCCCTTCCAGCGCATCCACCTGCGCGAACAGCGTGTGCGACAGCACCGCCGGCGCGCCAGGGCGCTCCCCGTGCATCACCGCCGCGCAGCCCGAACGCACACTGCGCGAGCCGTCCAGCAGCGCGCGCAGGTGCAGCGCGTTGAGCGCAGGCTGATCGATGCCGGTCACCAGCACCGGCCCGCGATGTGCCTGCAACGCGCGCGATGCGGCGACGAGGCTGGCGGACAGGCCTTCGCGCCAGTCCGGCACCTCGTGCAGTTCGACGAAGCCGTGCGGCGACGGCGCGAGCTCGGCGGCGACCGCGTCGTGATACGCGCCGAGCATGACCACGAGCCGGCAGGGATGCGTTTCCGCGACCAGCCGCACGACGCGCGCGACCAGGCTTTCGCCGTCGCGGCGCAGCAGTTGCTTGGGCCGGCCCAGACGCGTGCTGCCACCAGCGGCGAGCACGATTGCGGCATGCGCGGTGGTCATCGGCAAAGTCCGGCGTGACAGATCGACATGGCCGCACTGTGCCAGAAGGCCGGTGCAGCGACCGGCTCACGCCGATGAACGGCGACCGTCTGTCATGCAGCTGTCATCGCAGTGCGATAGCGACGCCTGGCGCAGCGTCGCTAGTCTGCGCGGCCGCCTCGCCTCCGCCCGCTGCCATGCTCCGCCTCGCCGCCCTCCTCGCCGCTTGTCTGCTCGTCGCCGGATTCTCGTCGTGGCCGGGCATGGCGAATTCGCTGGCGTCGAAGCTGGTCGCGCCGCCCGGTGCATCGCCGTTGCTGCAGACCGATCGTGTCGAGGCCGCATTTGCGCGGCTGCCGAACCGCAGCGGACACGTCACCACGAGCGAAGGTGTTTCGATGTTCTGGCGTGCGCTCGATCCGGGTGATTACGGCATGGACTACGCGTGGACGCGACCGGCCGATGATCCGCACGGCGTCGACTTTTCCCTCGATTTCCACGCGCCGTCCGCGCCGTCGGCCACGCCGCGCGGCACCGTCGTGCTGCTGCACGGCTGGATGATGGATGGCGGCTCGCTGTTGCCGTGGTCGATCGCGCTGGCGGAAGCCGGCTATCGCACGATCACCCTGGACCTGCGCAACCACGGCCGCTCCGGGCATGCGCCATCGGGCTACGGCACGCGCGAGGCAGGCGATGTCGTCGACGCGGTCGCCGCACTACGCGAGCAAGGCGAAATCGCCGGCCCGCTGCACGTGTTCGGCGTGTCCTACGGCGCGGCGACGGCGCTGTTCGCGGCGGCTGATCCGCGCCTGCAGGCCGAGCGCGTCGTCGCGCTGGAATCCTTCGACAACGCAGGCGCCGCGATCCGCGACATGGTGCCGCACATGCTCGACGAAGACGGCGGCAGCTGGCACGCGCAGCTCACGCGGCGCTGGCTGCGCTGGCGCATCGACGCCTCGGTGCTGGACGCAGCGATCGTGCGCGCGGGCGACACGCTGTCGTTGCCGCTCGACGGCGTCGATGTCGGTGCCGCACTGGCCCAGGCGCCGGCTTGCGTGCTGCTGGTGCACGGCGACGCGGATCGCCACGTGCCGGTCGAACATGGCCGCGCACTCGCGGCAGCCGTGCCGGGTGCGCGTTATCTGGAACTCGCCGGCGAAGACCACCTCAGCCTGCCGATGCGGCTCGACCGTCTCGCGCCGACCGTCGTCGACTGGTTCAACGCACCGGCCTGTCCGCAGACCGCGCTCGCTGCACGCTAGAGCCGGATGCGAGATAGCGGCGCGGTTACGCCTGCTGCGCGACGATCCGCCGGCGCGACTGCAGATAGCCGTCGACCGCGAACACCACCAGCCCGACCCAGATGAAGCCGAAGCCGACCGCGCGGTCGATGCCGAAGGCTTCGCCGAAGAAGAACACGCCCAGCAAGAGTTGCAGCGTCGGGCCGATGTACTGCAGCAGGCCGACCACGGTTAGCGGCACGCGGCGCACCGCATAGGCGAAACAGATCAACGGGATCGCGGTCAGCGCGCCGCCGAGCACCAGCAGCACGTCGGTCCAGCCACCCCAGCGCAGCGAGAAGAAACCGCCGCCGCCCTGCGTCTCGAACCACACCAGCGCGAGCAGCGCAGGACCGAACACGAACAGGTTCTCGACGCCGAGTCCCTGCACCGCTTCGACCGCGGCGAACTTGCGGATCAGTCCGTACAGCGCGAACGACGTCGCCAGGCACAGCGCGATCCACGGAAAGCTGCCGTAGTTGAATGTCAGCCAGGCGACGCCGCCGCCGGCCAGCGCGACCGCGATCCACTGCGGCAGCGACAGCCGCTCGCGCAGGAACACCACGCCGATCACGACGTTGAGCAGCGGATTGATGAAGTAGCCCAGGCTCGCTTCGACCACGTGGCCGCTGTTGACCGCCCACACGTACAGCGCCCAGTTCGCCGCGATCAGACAGCCCGACATCGCGAGCATGCCGGCGAGCTTCGGTTGCGCCAAGATCTCGCGCAGCCAGCCGCGGCCCTGGCGGATGGTCAGGAACGCCGCGACCAGAATCGCGCACCAGATCGAGCGGTGCAGCACGATCTGCAGCGACGGCACGTCCCGCAACACGTACCAGTACAGCGGCATCA from the Luteimonas fraxinea genome contains:
- a CDS encoding efflux RND transporter periplasmic adaptor subunit — its product is MNTKADLLNELRIDRKAPPEPPRRRGLWIAIAVVVLLLLLVAGWALFGRDGGVEVRTAPVVAITAGGANASVLDATGYVVARRTATVSSKITGRVREVLIEEGQRVEAGDIMATLDPIDADAQRNLSASQLAAARSQTGSVQAQLAQAEAEATRLQSLVAQQLVSRSQFDQAVAQRDALRAQLVTAQRNTQVASDSLAIADLGVDNTVVRAPFAGVVTAKAAQPGEIVSPLSAGGGFTRTGIGTIVDMDSLEVEVDVGEAFIGRVQPKMPVEATLNAYPDWRIPAEVIAIIPAADRGKATVKVRIAIKQKDARIVPDMGVRVSFLEAPKAADAQQPSGVRVPGSAIVQRDGADVAFVLGEDNTVTQQALKTGVALGDDRQVLSGVNAGDTVVLDPPETLADGAKVRMAASDADTR
- a CDS encoding ABC transporter ATP-binding protein — protein: MSSLVSIRNLHKTYQRGPEKVDVLHGIDLDIPQGDFVALMGPSGSGKTTLLNLIGGLDTPTSGEIEIEGERIDRMSAGQLSNWRSRHVGFVFQFYNLMPMLNAQKNVELPLLLTTLSGAQRKRNAEIALTLVGLADRRTHKPNELSGGQQQRVAIARAIVSDPTFLICDEPTGDLDRQSAEEILGLLQELNREHGKTIVMVTHDPKAAEYATHTIHLDKGELVDTPIGAH
- a CDS encoding ABC transporter permease, whose translation is MKYLSLVWAQLFRSKTRTLLTLLSVVAAFLLFGMLDSVRVAFNAGGSVDGANRLIVASRLSITQSLPVRLQAQIESIPGVRKVTYAMWFGGIYQDQRNFFPNFSVAPNFFDVYGEYDVPPDQLQAFRDTRTGAAVGEALANKFGWKIGDTIPMQATIFPRGGSNDWPLELKAIFRAKDRSNVGAENQLMMNWKYFDESNDYIKNQVSWFTVQLSNADQASRVAQAIDAISANSDHETKSQTESAFQQAFAKQFADIGLIVTAIMGAVFFTLLLLTGNTMAQAVRERIPELATLKTLGFTDGTVLVLVMVESVLLVVIGGLVGLGLASAIMPGVSAASGGVIALPTVPAQTWLIGLGLMIGIGIIVGVLPALRAQRLKIVDALAGR
- a CDS encoding ABC transporter permease translates to MKSPRLWNLLSIVALVVGLAVWVLLPWYGVLAIAVAIALWLVLTRGGRLALAAARIGISSLPQRWGASSVIVVGIAGVVGVLVAMLAMGEGFKATLNSTGDETSAIVLRGGSQAETNSVITRDQVPLIGTLAGIARDAQGRPLLSPELSQVVNLPSKADGTDVNAQFRGVGELAWAVHDKVQVIEGRKFAPGLREIVVGQGARSQFRGLEVGKTLNLGNQQWTVVGVFASGDAHDSELWTDGETLASTYNRGAYQSITVRTDGTAGFTAFKTAMDADQRLKLDVSTTRAYYGKQSGQLATLINVLGTVIGAIMAVGAVFGALNTMYAAVAGRAREIATMRAIGFRGLPVVVAVMLETMLLALLGGLLGGLLAWSIFNGYSVSTLGSNFSQVVFQFKVSPELLWNGLKWALGIGLVGGLFPALRAARLPVTAALRAT
- a CDS encoding nucleotidyltransferase family protein, producing MTTAHAAIVLAAGGSTRLGRPKQLLRRDGESLVARVVRLVAETHPCRLVVMLGAYHDAVAAELAPSPHGFVELHEVPDWREGLSASLVAASRALQAHRGPVLVTGIDQPALNALHLRALLDGSRSVRSGCAAVMHGERPGAPAVLSHTLFAQVDALEGDRGFGSLLAALPEEDLFQLQAPSLAQDIDTSDDVAQALADGLLDRGV
- a CDS encoding alpha/beta fold hydrolase; this encodes MLRLAALLAACLLVAGFSSWPGMANSLASKLVAPPGASPLLQTDRVEAAFARLPNRSGHVTTSEGVSMFWRALDPGDYGMDYAWTRPADDPHGVDFSLDFHAPSAPSATPRGTVVLLHGWMMDGGSLLPWSIALAEAGYRTITLDLRNHGRSGHAPSGYGTREAGDVVDAVAALREQGEIAGPLHVFGVSYGAATALFAAADPRLQAERVVALESFDNAGAAIRDMVPHMLDEDGGSWHAQLTRRWLRWRIDASVLDAAIVRAGDTLSLPLDGVDVGAALAQAPACVLLVHGDADRHVPVEHGRALAAAVPGARYLELAGEDHLSLPMRLDRLAPTVVDWFNAPACPQTALAAR
- the rarD gene encoding EamA family transporter RarD encodes the protein MIDAAQSRRGLWIAVAAFVIWGLMPLYWYVLRDVPSLQIVLHRSIWCAILVAAFLTIRQGRGWLREILAQPKLAGMLAMSGCLIAANWALYVWAVNSGHVVEASLGYFINPLLNVVIGVVFLRERLSLPQWIAVALAGGGVAWLTFNYGSFPWIALCLATSFALYGLIRKFAAVEAVQGLGVENLFVFGPALLALVWFETQGGGGFFSLRWGGWTDVLLVLGGALTAIPLICFAYAVRRVPLTVVGLLQYIGPTLQLLLGVFFFGEAFGIDRAVGFGFIWVGLVVFAVDGYLQSRRRIVAQQA